One region of Armigeres subalbatus isolate Guangzhou_Male chromosome 3, GZ_Asu_2, whole genome shotgun sequence genomic DNA includes:
- the LOC134224847 gene encoding SHC-transforming protein 1-like isoform X1 produces MPRNGEASGLDKGFSSKPTPDWLHPDHVIMNEGVTFDVRYIGCLEIKASMKTLDFATRSQVAKECINRVCEAASLKSSKKRRVDKRVLQCISDSPDMEHAGTNVTLTVSSKYLSLVSVDTGDVIAQHDMPRISFASGGDTDTLDFVAYVAKDMEEWRACYVLECGGGVAQDLIATIGQAFELRYKEFFNKPETQNKFREFVKTDKEYYNDLPDKMPPDLLTENDHSSQSHSSSSVRTRERISSNLIDLNTPLPNHDYVNDKHSNTNSHSNKSVSSSSIVKDVFDMQPFTISSEIQKSQLLTESWYHGNISRAQSEHLLKNDGDFLVRESAGTPGQYVLTGMQNSLPKHLLLIDPEGIVRTKDRIFESISHLINYHWTNSLPIISAESALLLRHPILRTTDLLSKAKQQQQAQQQQHLGLN; encoded by the exons ATGCCACGCAACGGTGAAGCTTCCGGCTTGGATAAGGGTTTCAGCAGTAAACCAACGCCGGACTGGCTGCATCCGGATCATGTTATTATGAACGAAGGTGTCACGTTCGATGTGCGG TACATAGGGTGCTTAGAGATCAAAGCTTCGATGAAAACATTAGATTTCGCCACAAGGTCACAAGTAGCAAA AGAATGCATCAACCGAGTATGTGAAGCGGCTAGTTTAAAATCATCAAAGAAACGGCGAGTAGACAAACGGGTACTGCAGTGCATATCGGACTCACCGGACATGGAACATGCCGGCACTAACGTAACACTGACCGTGTCTAGCAAATACCTCTCACTGGTTAGTGTGGACACGGGGGATGTAATCGCCCAGCACGATATGCCCCGGATATCATTTGCGTCCGGTGGCGATACG GACACGCTGGATTTTGTAGCATACGTAGCGAAGGATATGGAAGAGTGGCGAGCGTGTTATGTGCTGGAATGTGGCGGTGGAGTTGCGCAGGACCTAATAGCCACCATTGGGCAGGCTTTCGAACTGCGATACAAAgagtttttcaacaaaccggAAACGCAGAACAAATTCCGAGAGTTTGTCAAAACTGACAAGGAATACTACAACGATCTGCCGGACAAGATGCCGCCAGATTTGCTAACCGAGAACGATCATTCCTCGCAGTCGCACAGTTCTTCCAGTGTGAGA ACCCGGGAAAGGATATCCAGTAACTTAATAGATCTGAACACACCTCTTCCAAATCACGATTACGTAAACGATAAACATTCTAATACCAATTCGCACAGCAATAAGTCGGTATCTTCCAGTTCTATTGTGAAGGATGTTTTTGATATGC AACCATTTACAATCTCGTCAGAAATCCAGAAATCTCAGCTGTTAACCGAATCGTGGTACCACGGCAATATTAGTCGAGCACAGAGCGAGCACCTCCTGAAGAACGATGGGGACTTTTTGGTGCGGGAATCGGCAGGCACGCCAGGGCAGTACGTGCTGACGGGAATGCAGAACAGTTTACCGAAGCACCTGTTGCTTATCGATCCGGAGGGAATA GTACGAACCAAAGACCGAATCTTCGAAAGCATAAGCCATCTGATCAACTACCACTGGACGAACTCGTTGCCAATCATTTCCGCCGAAAGTGCACTGCTCCTGAGGCACCCCATTCTGCGGACGACGGACCTCCTGTCGAAGGCGAAACAACAACAGCAAGCTCAACAGCAGCAACACCTGGGGCTTAACTGA
- the LOC134224847 gene encoding SHC-transforming protein 1-like isoform X2, whose product MPRNGEASGLDKGFSSKPTPDWLHPDHVIMNEGVTFDVRYIGCLEIKASMKTLDFATRSQVAKECINRVCEAASLKSSKKRRVDKRVLQCISDSPDMEHAGTNVTLTVSSKYLSLVSVDTGDVIAQHDMPRISFASGGDTDTLDFVAYVAKDMEEWRACYVLECGGGVAQDLIATIGQAFELRYKEFFNKPETQNKFREFVKTDKEYYNDLPDKMPPDLLTENDHSSQSHSSSSTRERISSNLIDLNTPLPNHDYVNDKHSNTNSHSNKSVSSSSIVKDVFDMQPFTISSEIQKSQLLTESWYHGNISRAQSEHLLKNDGDFLVRESAGTPGQYVLTGMQNSLPKHLLLIDPEGIVRTKDRIFESISHLINYHWTNSLPIISAESALLLRHPILRTTDLLSKAKQQQQAQQQQHLGLN is encoded by the exons ATGCCACGCAACGGTGAAGCTTCCGGCTTGGATAAGGGTTTCAGCAGTAAACCAACGCCGGACTGGCTGCATCCGGATCATGTTATTATGAACGAAGGTGTCACGTTCGATGTGCGG TACATAGGGTGCTTAGAGATCAAAGCTTCGATGAAAACATTAGATTTCGCCACAAGGTCACAAGTAGCAAA AGAATGCATCAACCGAGTATGTGAAGCGGCTAGTTTAAAATCATCAAAGAAACGGCGAGTAGACAAACGGGTACTGCAGTGCATATCGGACTCACCGGACATGGAACATGCCGGCACTAACGTAACACTGACCGTGTCTAGCAAATACCTCTCACTGGTTAGTGTGGACACGGGGGATGTAATCGCCCAGCACGATATGCCCCGGATATCATTTGCGTCCGGTGGCGATACG GACACGCTGGATTTTGTAGCATACGTAGCGAAGGATATGGAAGAGTGGCGAGCGTGTTATGTGCTGGAATGTGGCGGTGGAGTTGCGCAGGACCTAATAGCCACCATTGGGCAGGCTTTCGAACTGCGATACAAAgagtttttcaacaaaccggAAACGCAGAACAAATTCCGAGAGTTTGTCAAAACTGACAAGGAATACTACAACGATCTGCCGGACAAGATGCCGCCAGATTTGCTAACCGAGAACGATCATTCCTCGCAGTCGCACAGTTCTTCCAGT ACCCGGGAAAGGATATCCAGTAACTTAATAGATCTGAACACACCTCTTCCAAATCACGATTACGTAAACGATAAACATTCTAATACCAATTCGCACAGCAATAAGTCGGTATCTTCCAGTTCTATTGTGAAGGATGTTTTTGATATGC AACCATTTACAATCTCGTCAGAAATCCAGAAATCTCAGCTGTTAACCGAATCGTGGTACCACGGCAATATTAGTCGAGCACAGAGCGAGCACCTCCTGAAGAACGATGGGGACTTTTTGGTGCGGGAATCGGCAGGCACGCCAGGGCAGTACGTGCTGACGGGAATGCAGAACAGTTTACCGAAGCACCTGTTGCTTATCGATCCGGAGGGAATA GTACGAACCAAAGACCGAATCTTCGAAAGCATAAGCCATCTGATCAACTACCACTGGACGAACTCGTTGCCAATCATTTCCGCCGAAAGTGCACTGCTCCTGAGGCACCCCATTCTGCGGACGACGGACCTCCTGTCGAAGGCGAAACAACAACAGCAAGCTCAACAGCAGCAACACCTGGGGCTTAACTGA